A genome region from Mycobacteriales bacterium includes the following:
- a CDS encoding LLM class flavin-dependent oxidoreductase: MRFGVSLPIFDRLADPVVLAELAAVAEQAGWDGVFVWDHLQYRPPITSATDPWIALAAMAARTERVLLGPMVTPLARRRPQVVARQLVALDQLARGRVIFGAGLGLDASGEEFSRFGEPTNVRLRAEMFDEALTVLGALLTGEPVNHEGRHYAASNVQFRPPPYRDRIPIWIAARWPNRAPMRRAARFDGVNVIDLGVEHLPAVLATIGAERPEGTAGFDVVVGAGPGADPRPWADAGATWLLTGFDAFTVTVAGVEAVLRNGPRR, translated from the coding sequence ATGCGCTTCGGCGTCTCGCTGCCGATCTTCGACCGGCTCGCCGACCCGGTCGTCCTCGCCGAGCTTGCCGCTGTCGCTGAGCAGGCCGGCTGGGACGGAGTGTTCGTCTGGGACCACCTGCAGTACCGGCCTCCGATCACCTCGGCCACCGATCCCTGGATCGCTCTAGCGGCGATGGCGGCCCGCACCGAGCGGGTATTGCTCGGGCCGATGGTCACACCGCTCGCCCGTCGAAGACCGCAGGTCGTGGCCCGCCAGCTGGTCGCGCTCGACCAGCTCGCCCGCGGCCGCGTGATCTTCGGGGCCGGTCTCGGCCTCGACGCCAGCGGTGAGGAGTTCAGCCGGTTCGGCGAACCCACCAATGTCCGGCTCCGCGCAGAGATGTTCGATGAGGCCCTGACCGTCCTCGGCGCCCTTCTCACCGGCGAGCCGGTGAACCATGAGGGCCGGCACTATGCCGCGAGCAATGTGCAGTTCCGTCCGCCGCCGTACCGCGACCGCATTCCGATCTGGATCGCCGCCCGGTGGCCGAACCGCGCACCGATGCGACGGGCGGCCCGGTTCGACGGAGTCAACGTGATCGACCTCGGCGTCGAGCACCTGCCGGCCGTCCTTGCAACCATCGGCGCCGAGCGGCCGGAGGGTACGGCGGGGTTCGACGTGGTCGTCGGAGCCGGACCCGGCGCCGATCCCCGCCCGTGGGCGGACGCGGGCGCGACCTGGCTGCTAACCGGGTTCGATGCGTTCACGGTGACCGTCGCCGGTGTCGAGGCGGTGCTAAGGAATGGCCCACGACGGTGA
- a CDS encoding amino acid permease, with product MTDIAQLSEDERRLAELGYKQELSRTWSGFSNFAISFSIISILAGCFTTFGVGWNNGGPAAIFWSWPIIGGFILIIGFCMSELVSAFPTSGGIYWWASKLGGAKAGYYTGWLNLIGLLAIVASVAYGCATFFDLTMSTFSSSWASHYSLNRVFVEFMVVLILASLINIFSSHLLAILNNVSVWWHVFGALTVVAILIFVPGHHASLHTVATTRVNNTGFFSGRVGGAGFIFYVLPLAAILTQYTITGYDASAHLSEETKSAANSAAKGLWRSIFYSAIGGWILLLSFLFAVQDVSKVTAAGGAVNEIFTEALGTNWHGTVLLISTAGQFFCTVACMTSTTRMMFAFSRDGAVPGGRYWRTLNANKVPVYAVLASAVISVILTLPALAKVDIGGAPVPVAFFAVVSIGVIGLYVAFAIPIYYRWKAGDSFQGGDWTLGSKYKWMCIVALVEITLTSIIALLPTSLGGVPGETGFAMKYVNYTILVVPGALLILWAWWHLSVKNWFTGPKHTIDLPEQPAPAD from the coding sequence GTGACGGATATCGCACAGCTCAGCGAGGACGAACGACGGCTCGCTGAGCTCGGCTACAAACAGGAGCTGAGCCGCACCTGGTCAGGCTTCTCGAACTTCGCGATCTCGTTCTCGATCATCTCGATCCTGGCGGGTTGCTTCACCACCTTCGGCGTGGGCTGGAACAACGGCGGCCCGGCCGCGATCTTCTGGAGCTGGCCGATCATCGGCGGCTTCATCCTGATCATCGGCTTCTGCATGTCCGAGCTGGTGTCCGCCTTCCCGACCTCGGGTGGCATCTACTGGTGGGCCTCGAAGCTCGGCGGCGCGAAGGCCGGCTACTACACCGGCTGGCTGAACCTGATCGGGCTGCTCGCGATCGTCGCGTCCGTTGCCTACGGCTGCGCGACCTTCTTCGACCTCACGATGTCGACGTTCAGCAGTTCGTGGGCGAGCCACTACTCGCTGAACCGCGTGTTCGTCGAGTTCATGGTGGTCCTCATCCTTGCCTCGCTCATCAACATCTTCTCCAGCCACCTACTCGCCATCCTGAACAATGTCTCTGTCTGGTGGCACGTGTTCGGCGCACTCACCGTCGTCGCGATCCTGATCTTTGTGCCGGGCCATCACGCGAGCCTGCACACGGTGGCAACCACCAGGGTGAATAACACCGGATTCTTCAGCGGGCGGGTCGGCGGAGCCGGATTCATCTTCTACGTCCTCCCGCTGGCCGCGATTCTCACCCAGTACACGATCACCGGCTACGACGCATCCGCCCACCTGTCCGAGGAAACCAAGAGCGCGGCCAACAGCGCTGCGAAAGGCCTCTGGCGCTCGATCTTCTACTCGGCGATCGGCGGCTGGATCCTGCTGCTGTCCTTCCTGTTCGCGGTTCAGGACGTCAGCAAGGTCACCGCAGCGGGTGGCGCGGTCAACGAGATCTTCACGGAGGCGCTCGGCACGAACTGGCACGGCACCGTGCTGCTCATCTCCACCGCCGGGCAGTTCTTCTGCACGGTTGCGTGCATGACCAGCACCACCCGGATGATGTTCGCGTTCAGTCGGGACGGCGCCGTGCCGGGTGGCAGGTACTGGCGAACGCTCAACGCCAACAAGGTCCCGGTTTACGCCGTGCTCGCTTCCGCGGTCATCAGCGTCATCCTGACCCTTCCTGCCCTTGCCAAGGTCGACATCGGGGGCGCGCCTGTCCCGGTCGCGTTCTTCGCAGTCGTCTCGATCGGCGTCATCGGGCTCTATGTCGCGTTTGCCATTCCGATCTACTACCGCTGGAAGGCAGGCGACAGCTTCCAGGGCGGCGACTGGACGCTCGGCTCGAAGTACAAGTGGATGTGCATCGTGGCGCTCGTCGAGATCACACTCACGTCGATCATCGCGCTGCTACCCACATCACTTGGCGGCGTACCAGGCGAAACCGGCTTCGCCATGAAGTACGTGAACTACACGATCCTTGTGGTGCCGGGTGCGCTGTTGATCCTGTGGGCGTGGTGGCACCTGTCGGTGAAGAACTGGTTCACCGGCCCGAAACACACGATCGACCTACCGGAGCAGCCGGCACCCGCCGACTGA
- a CDS encoding phosphotransferase, translated as MTAATRSLMTTASPPDSELDDAARLSVAVSLIPGVGMEPFTADLLPGGLTNRNYKVTTAGGRPLVVRLSSSQSAALTIDRDAEHHNAVAAASTGVAPAVLAYAPEVSALAIEWIDGHTFDAADLDDSATLVRVAETCRRLHAGPRFATDFDMFEVQRRYLDVVRSRGYRLPDDYLEFMPIVSVIRTALSVRAEPTVPCHNDLLAANLMSKGKRLWFIDYEYSGNGDPCFELGNLCSESHLSTDRLVELIAAYYGTATPGKIARAQLLGLMSNYGWTLWASIQAATSDLDFDFWAWGMDKYERALMFFKDPDLQDLITDVQEP; from the coding sequence CGCCGCGCGGCTGTCGGTCGCGGTGTCCCTGATCCCCGGTGTCGGCATGGAGCCGTTCACGGCCGACCTGCTCCCGGGCGGCCTCACCAATCGCAACTACAAGGTGACCACCGCCGGCGGCCGCCCGCTCGTCGTACGCCTGTCGTCATCGCAGTCCGCCGCGCTGACCATCGATCGCGACGCCGAGCACCACAACGCCGTCGCCGCGGCCTCGACCGGCGTCGCGCCGGCCGTGCTCGCCTACGCCCCCGAGGTCAGCGCGCTGGCCATCGAATGGATCGACGGGCACACCTTCGACGCCGCAGACCTGGACGACAGCGCGACGCTCGTCCGGGTCGCCGAGACCTGCCGGCGACTGCACGCCGGCCCGCGGTTCGCCACCGACTTCGACATGTTCGAGGTTCAGCGTCGCTATCTCGACGTGGTCCGCAGCCGCGGCTACCGGCTGCCTGATGACTACCTCGAGTTCATGCCGATCGTGTCGGTGATCCGAACCGCCCTCAGTGTGCGCGCCGAGCCGACCGTGCCGTGCCACAACGACCTGCTCGCGGCCAACCTCATGTCCAAGGGCAAGCGGCTGTGGTTCATCGACTACGAGTACTCCGGCAACGGCGACCCGTGCTTCGAGCTCGGCAACCTGTGCAGCGAGTCACACCTTTCGACCGATCGACTGGTCGAGCTGATCGCCGCCTACTACGGGACGGCGACACCGGGAAAGATCGCGCGGGCCCAGCTGCTCGGCCTGATGTCGAACTACGGCTGGACGCTCTGGGCATCGATCCAGGCCGCGACCAGCGATCTCGACTTCGACTTCTGGGCGTGGGGGATGGACAAGTACGAGCGCGCGCTCATGTTCTTCAAAGATCCTGACCTGCAAGACCTGATAACTGATGTCCAAGAACCGTGA